The proteins below come from a single Streptomyces spongiicola genomic window:
- a CDS encoding phosphatidate cytidylyltransferase, with protein MNDSSWGAPTRIGYWGPPDQGAASAGPAYDEPVAQQTRPMPIVPGDPDAGRDAAHRDDRDRGAARPSGPPARDEMPQEPMPSPPPPAAPQPPEPQPPQKKRAGRDLRAAIGVGVGLGAVIVAALFVVKSVFVGVVAVAVVVGLWELTSRLQERKGIRAPLVPLAVGGAAMVVAGYVRGAEGAWVATAFTALAVLVWRMTEPPEGYLKDVTAGLFATFYVPFLATFVAMMLTAEDGPQRVFTFLLLTVVSDTGAYAIGWRFGRHKLAPRISPGKTREGLLGAVAFGMGAGAVCMPLLIDGGTWWQGLVLGLAVAVSATLGDLGESMIKRDLGIKDMGTLLPGHGGIMDRLDSLLPTAPVVWLLFVVFVGAG; from the coding sequence ATGAACGACTCTTCCTGGGGGGCCCCGACGCGCATCGGCTACTGGGGCCCGCCCGACCAGGGGGCTGCCTCGGCGGGTCCCGCATACGATGAGCCTGTTGCCCAGCAGACTCGGCCCATGCCCATCGTGCCGGGTGATCCCGACGCAGGGAGAGACGCCGCACACCGCGATGACCGTGACCGGGGGGCCGCTCGGCCGAGCGGCCCCCCGGCCCGCGACGAGATGCCGCAGGAGCCCATGCCCAGCCCTCCGCCGCCTGCGGCCCCCCAGCCGCCGGAGCCGCAGCCGCCGCAGAAGAAGCGCGCAGGCCGTGATCTCCGTGCTGCGATAGGGGTCGGCGTCGGGCTCGGTGCGGTGATCGTCGCGGCGCTGTTCGTCGTCAAGTCCGTGTTCGTGGGCGTGGTCGCCGTCGCCGTGGTCGTCGGGCTGTGGGAACTCACCTCCCGCCTCCAGGAACGCAAGGGCATCAGGGCGCCCCTGGTGCCGCTCGCGGTGGGTGGCGCGGCGATGGTCGTGGCCGGATACGTCCGGGGTGCCGAGGGCGCGTGGGTCGCCACCGCCTTCACCGCCCTGGCGGTGCTGGTCTGGCGGATGACCGAACCACCCGAGGGCTACCTCAAGGACGTCACGGCCGGGCTCTTCGCGACGTTCTACGTGCCGTTCCTGGCCACGTTCGTCGCCATGATGCTCACCGCGGAGGACGGCCCGCAGCGGGTCTTCACGTTCCTCCTGCTGACCGTGGTGAGCGATACCGGCGCGTACGCGATCGGCTGGCGTTTCGGCAGGCACAAACTGGCGCCGCGGATCAGCCCCGGTAAGACCCGTGAGGGACTGCTGGGCGCCGTGGCGTTCGGCATGGGGGCGGGCGCCGTCTGCATGCCGCTCCTGATCGACGGCGGCACCTGGTGGCAGGGCCTGGTCCTCGGCCTCGCGGTCGCGGTCAGCGCGACCCTGGGCGACCTCGGTGAGTCGATGATCAAGCGGGACCTGGGCATCAAGGACATGGGCACCCTGCTGCCCGGCCACGGGGGCATCATGGACCGGCTCGACTCGCTGCTGCCCACGGCGCCGGTGGTGTGGCTGCTGTTCGTGGTGTTCGTCGGCGCCGGCTGA
- the frr gene encoding ribosome recycling factor encodes MIEETLLEAEEKMEKAVVVAKEDFAAIRTGRAHPAMFNKIVADYYGALTPINQLASFSVPEPRMAVVTPFDKSALRNIEQAIRDSDLGVNPSNDGNIIRVVFPELTEERRREFIKVAKGKAEDSRISIRSVRRKAKEAIDKLIKDGEVGEDEGRRAEKELDDTTAKYVAQVDELLKHKEAELLEV; translated from the coding sequence GTGATCGAAGAGACCCTCCTCGAGGCCGAGGAGAAGATGGAGAAGGCCGTCGTGGTCGCCAAGGAGGACTTCGCCGCGATCCGCACCGGGCGTGCGCACCCGGCGATGTTCAACAAGATCGTGGCCGACTACTACGGTGCGCTGACGCCGATCAACCAGCTGGCCTCGTTCTCGGTGCCGGAGCCGCGCATGGCCGTGGTGACCCCGTTCGACAAGAGCGCTCTGCGCAACATCGAGCAGGCGATCCGCGACTCCGACCTGGGCGTCAACCCCAGCAACGACGGAAACATCATCCGGGTGGTGTTTCCCGAGCTCACCGAGGAGCGCCGCCGCGAGTTCATCAAGGTCGCCAAGGGCAAGGCCGAGGACTCCCGCATCTCGATCCGCTCCGTGCGCCGCAAGGCCAAGGAGGCCATCGACAAGCTGATCAAGGACGGCGAGGTCGGCGAGGACGAGGGCCGCCGTGCGGAGAAGGAGCTCGACGACACCACCGCGAAGTACGTCGCGCAGGTGGACGAGCTGCTCAAGCACAAGGAAGCCGAGCTGCTCGAGGTCTGA
- a CDS encoding FG-GAP repeat domain-containing protein: protein MHALLRSALAVAIALPPLGMASPDRPPAAAPAAVSFSPHTVDGDLPGAAFAVAGDIRGDSRREIVATGFGHFTAVPGGPPTPPAAGRLALYQQRGHGLGSWSKQLVFDTDARIPFPNEPSVADVDHDGDRDIVVPGGFFACPSQCGSLTWWEHRADGTWRRHDIVPPGSSPLFYHRALLVDFDGDGRKDLVTVGESLQPVSRIEGRPPASAWFQVFRGTDGPEPFSREPIDLAPGGGALPVVADVDSDGDLDLASAQYFEPGAAFVWLERTAAASREHPMGRFTSHVIDTTQGKAIQLRPVCDLHGDGRTVWVGSNHTNTVFPPGSTDPDSQVVSFDVPADPRSRWTPTRLSSGITARGRAGQGAPGVFGSGDLDGDRDIDLLVSGDGDDRLFWLEQRADRTFETHVLATGTGQAGGAVVTDLDRRRPQRNEAVFTVFETDSVTVWTRD, encoded by the coding sequence ATGCATGCACTGCTCCGATCCGCACTGGCTGTGGCGATCGCCCTGCCGCCCCTGGGCATGGCCTCCCCCGACCGGCCGCCGGCGGCCGCTCCCGCAGCCGTCTCCTTCTCCCCCCACACGGTCGACGGGGACCTGCCCGGCGCGGCCTTCGCCGTGGCGGGCGACATCCGGGGGGACTCCCGCCGGGAGATCGTCGCCACGGGGTTCGGCCACTTCACGGCCGTGCCGGGAGGCCCGCCGACACCCCCGGCAGCCGGCCGGCTCGCCCTGTACCAGCAGCGCGGGCACGGCCTCGGCTCCTGGTCGAAGCAGCTGGTGTTCGACACCGACGCCCGGATCCCCTTCCCCAACGAGCCGAGCGTGGCCGACGTCGACCACGACGGCGACCGCGACATCGTCGTCCCGGGCGGGTTCTTCGCCTGCCCGTCCCAGTGCGGATCCCTGACCTGGTGGGAGCATCGCGCGGACGGCACATGGCGCCGCCACGACATCGTGCCGCCGGGCAGCTCGCCTCTCTTCTACCACCGCGCCCTCCTGGTCGACTTCGACGGCGACGGCCGAAAGGACCTGGTGACCGTCGGGGAGTCCCTGCAACCCGTCTCCAGGATCGAGGGCCGGCCACCGGCGAGCGCCTGGTTCCAGGTCTTCCGGGGCACGGACGGCCCCGAGCCGTTCAGCCGCGAGCCGATCGACCTCGCCCCGGGCGGCGGTGCCCTCCCCGTCGTGGCGGACGTCGACTCCGACGGCGATCTGGACCTCGCCTCCGCGCAGTACTTCGAGCCGGGAGCCGCGTTCGTCTGGCTGGAGCGCACGGCGGCCGCGAGCCGGGAGCACCCGATGGGCCGGTTCACGTCCCACGTCATCGACACCACCCAGGGCAAGGCCATCCAGCTGCGGCCGGTGTGCGACCTGCACGGCGACGGCCGGACGGTCTGGGTCGGCTCCAACCACACCAACACCGTCTTCCCTCCGGGCTCGACCGACCCCGACTCGCAGGTGGTCTCCTTCGACGTTCCCGCCGACCCGCGCTCCCGGTGGACCCCGACTCGCCTCTCGAGCGGCATCACCGCACGCGGCCGGGCCGGTCAGGGGGCACCCGGCGTGTTCGGCAGCGGTGACCTGGACGGCGACCGCGACATCGACCTGCTGGTGTCCGGCGACGGCGACGACCGGCTGTTCTGGCTGGAGCAGAGGGCCGACCGCACGTTCGAGACACATGTCCTCGCCACCGGCACCGGTCAGGCGGGAGGCGCCGTGGTGACGGATCTCGACCGTCGCAGGCCCCAGCGCAACGAGGCCGTGTTCACCGTGTTCGAGACGGACAGCGTCACCGTCTGGACCCGCGACTGA
- the rlmN gene encoding 23S rRNA (adenine(2503)-C(2))-methyltransferase RlmN gives MPKPGELTFVAPRGAKKPPRHLADLTPAERKDAVAAIGEKPFRAKQLSQHYFARYAHDPEQWTDIPAAARQRLASELLPELMSVVRHVSCDDDTTRKTLWRLHDGTLVESVLMRYPDRVTMCISSQAGCGMNCPFCATGQAGLDRNLSTAEIVHQIVDGMRALRDGEVPGGPARLSNIVFMGMGEPLANYNRVVGAIRRLTDPEPDGLGLSQRGITVSTVGLVPAMRRFADEGFKCRLAVSLHAPDDELRDTLVPVNTRWKVREVLDAAWEYAERSGRRISVEYALIRDINDQAWRGDLLGRLLKGKRVHVNLIPLNPTPGSRWTASRPEDEKAFVGAIAAHGVPVTVRDTRGQEIDGACGQLAAAER, from the coding sequence ATGCCCAAGCCCGGAGAACTCACCTTCGTCGCCCCCCGCGGAGCCAAGAAGCCCCCGCGGCACCTCGCCGACCTCACGCCCGCCGAGCGGAAGGACGCCGTCGCCGCGATCGGCGAGAAGCCGTTCCGGGCGAAGCAGCTGTCGCAGCACTACTTCGCGCGCTATGCGCACGACCCGGAGCAGTGGACCGACATCCCGGCCGCCGCGCGCCAGCGGCTGGCGTCGGAACTGCTGCCCGAGCTGATGTCCGTGGTCCGGCACGTCTCGTGCGACGACGACACCACCCGCAAGACGTTGTGGCGGCTCCACGACGGCACGCTCGTCGAGTCGGTGCTGATGCGCTACCCGGACCGGGTGACGATGTGCATCTCCTCGCAGGCCGGCTGCGGGATGAACTGCCCGTTCTGCGCCACGGGACAGGCCGGTCTCGACCGGAACCTGTCCACCGCCGAGATCGTGCACCAGATCGTGGACGGTATGCGTGCTCTGCGCGACGGCGAGGTTCCCGGAGGCCCCGCCCGGCTGTCGAACATCGTGTTCATGGGCATGGGCGAGCCGCTGGCCAACTACAACCGGGTCGTCGGGGCCATCCGCCGGCTCACCGATCCCGAGCCCGACGGCCTCGGCCTGTCGCAGCGCGGGATCACCGTGTCCACCGTTGGCCTCGTCCCGGCGATGCGGCGGTTCGCCGACGAGGGCTTCAAGTGCCGTCTCGCCGTCTCCCTGCACGCGCCGGACGACGAGTTGCGCGACACCCTCGTACCCGTCAACACGCGCTGGAAGGTGCGGGAGGTCCTGGACGCGGCCTGGGAGTACGCGGAGAGGTCCGGTCGCCGGATCTCGGTCGAGTACGCCCTGATCCGCGACATCAACGACCAGGCCTGGCGCGGTGACCTGCTCGGACGCCTCCTCAAGGGCAAGCGGGTGCATGTCAACCTGATCCCGCTGAACCCGACTCCTGGCTCCAGGTGGACGGCCTCCCGGCCCGAGGACGAGAAGGCGTTCGTCGGGGCCATCGCCGCCCACGGCGTCCCGGTCACCGTCCGGGACACCCGCGGCCAGGAGATCGACGGAGCCTGCGGACAGCTCGCCGCCGCCGAGCGGTAG
- the rpsB gene encoding 30S ribosomal protein S2 produces MAVVTMRELLESGVHFGHQTRRWNPKMKRFIFTERNGIYIIDLLQSLSYIDRAYEFVKETVAHGGSIMFVGTKKQAQEAIAEQATRVGMPYVNQRWLGGMLTNFSTVYKRLQRLKELEAIDFEDVAASGLTKKELLVLSREKAKLEKTLGGIREMQKVPSAVWIVDTKKEHIAVGEARKLHIPVVAILDTNCDPDEVDYKIPGNDDAIRSVTLLTRVIADAVAEGLIARSGVATGDSKPGDKAAGEPLAEWERDLLEGEKKADETPAAETEKPAEAEKPAEAAAEAPAAAEAPAADADKA; encoded by the coding sequence ATGGCCGTCGTCACGATGCGGGAGCTGCTGGAGAGCGGCGTCCACTTCGGTCACCAGACCCGTCGCTGGAACCCGAAGATGAAGCGATTCATCTTCACCGAGCGCAACGGCATCTACATCATCGACCTGCTCCAGTCGCTGTCGTACATCGACCGCGCCTACGAGTTCGTCAAGGAGACCGTCGCACACGGCGGCTCCATCATGTTCGTCGGCACGAAGAAGCAGGCGCAGGAGGCCATCGCCGAGCAGGCGACCCGCGTCGGCATGCCCTACGTGAACCAGCGCTGGCTCGGCGGCATGCTCACCAACTTCTCCACCGTCTACAAGCGCCTTCAGCGTCTGAAGGAACTCGAGGCGATCGACTTCGAGGACGTGGCCGCCTCCGGTCTCACCAAGAAGGAGCTCCTGGTCCTCTCGCGCGAGAAGGCCAAGCTGGAGAAGACCCTCGGTGGCATCCGCGAGATGCAGAAGGTGCCCAGCGCCGTCTGGATCGTCGACACCAAGAAGGAGCACATCGCCGTCGGTGAGGCGCGCAAGCTCCACATCCCGGTCGTCGCGATCCTCGACACCAACTGCGACCCGGACGAGGTCGACTACAAGATCCCGGGCAACGACGACGCGATCCGCTCCGTCACCCTGCTCACCCGAGTGATCGCCGACGCCGTCGCCGAGGGCCTCATCGCCCGCTCCGGCGTCGCGACCGGTGACTCGAAGCCGGGTGACAAGGCCGCCGGCGAGCCGCTGGCCGAGTGGGAGCGCGACCTGCTCGAGGGCGAGAAGAAGGCCGACGAGACCCCGGCCGCCGAGACCGAGAAGCCGGCCGAGGCCGAGAAGCCGGCCGAGGCCGCTGCCGAGGCTCCGGCCGCTGCCGAGGCTCCGGCCGCGGACGCCGACAAGGCCTGA
- the whiG gene encoding RNA polymerase sigma factor WhiG, whose translation MPQHTSGSDHAAVPPAARGSVRPPAPSSLEELWRSYKATGDERLREQLILHYSPLVKYVAGRVSVGLPSNVEQADFVSSGVFGLIDAIEKFDIERSIKFETYAITRIRGAMIDELRALDWIPRSVRQKARNVERAYATLEAQLRRTPSESEVAAEMGISLEELHSVFSQLSLANVVALEELLHVGGEGGDRLSLMDTLEDTAADNPVEVAEDRELRRLLARAINTLPDREKTVVTLYYYEGLTLAEIGNVLGVTESRVSQIHTKSVLQLRAKLADVAR comes from the coding sequence ATGCCCCAGCACACCTCCGGGTCTGACCACGCGGCAGTTCCCCCCGCTGCCCGGGGTTCCGTGCGACCGCCCGCGCCCTCGTCGCTCGAAGAGCTGTGGCGGTCGTACAAGGCCACCGGTGACGAGCGGTTGCGGGAGCAGCTGATCCTTCACTACTCACCGCTGGTGAAGTACGTCGCGGGCCGGGTGAGCGTCGGGCTGCCGTCCAACGTCGAGCAGGCCGACTTCGTCTCCTCCGGAGTCTTCGGACTCATCGACGCGATCGAGAAGTTCGACATCGAACGTTCGATCAAGTTCGAGACATATGCGATCACCCGCATCCGGGGCGCCATGATCGACGAGTTGCGGGCCCTGGACTGGATCCCGCGCTCCGTGCGGCAGAAGGCCCGGAACGTCGAGCGCGCGTACGCCACGCTCGAGGCTCAACTGCGGCGTACCCCCTCCGAGAGCGAGGTGGCCGCCGAGATGGGCATCTCCCTCGAAGAACTGCACTCCGTCTTCAGCCAGTTGTCCCTGGCGAACGTCGTCGCCCTGGAGGAGCTGCTCCATGTCGGGGGTGAGGGCGGTGATCGGCTGAGCCTCATGGACACCCTGGAGGACACCGCCGCGGACAACCCCGTGGAGGTGGCCGAGGACCGCGAGCTGCGGCGCCTTCTCGCCCGAGCCATCAACACCCTCCCCGACCGGGAGAAGACCGTCGTCACCCTCTACTACTACGAAGGCCTGACCCTGGCCGAGATCGGCAACGTCCTGGGCGTCACCGAGAGCCGGGTCAGCCAGATCCACACCAAGTCCGTGCTGCAGCTCAGGGCCAAGCTGGCCGACGTCGCCCGGTGA
- the pyrH gene encoding UMP kinase, with product MNKGADANPAADDKSDRTGTKAGRFMLKLSGEAFSGGTGLGVDPDVVHAIAREIAAVVRDGAQIAVVIGGGNFFRGAELQVRGMDRARSDYMGMLGTVMNCLALQDFLEKEGIDSRVQTAITMGQVAEPYIPLRAVRHLEKGRVVIFGAGMGMPYFSTDTTAAQRALEIDAEALLMGKNGVDGVYDSDPKANPDAVKFDALEYGEVLARDLKVADATAITLCRDNALPILVFELLAAGNIARAVRGEKIGTLVSDQGTRA from the coding sequence ATGAACAAGGGCGCGGACGCCAATCCGGCCGCCGACGACAAGAGCGACCGCACCGGCACGAAAGCCGGCCGTTTCATGCTGAAGCTGTCAGGAGAGGCCTTCTCCGGCGGCACCGGCCTGGGCGTCGACCCCGACGTCGTCCATGCCATCGCGAGGGAGATCGCCGCGGTCGTCCGCGACGGCGCGCAGATCGCGGTGGTCATCGGCGGCGGCAACTTCTTCCGCGGAGCCGAGCTGCAGGTGCGCGGCATGGACCGGGCGCGCTCCGACTACATGGGCATGCTCGGCACGGTCATGAACTGCCTCGCCCTCCAGGACTTCCTGGAGAAGGAGGGGATCGACTCCCGCGTCCAGACCGCCATCACCATGGGCCAGGTCGCGGAGCCGTATATTCCGCTGCGGGCGGTGCGCCACCTCGAGAAGGGGCGCGTCGTCATCTTCGGCGCCGGTATGGGCATGCCGTACTTCTCCACCGACACCACTGCCGCCCAGCGCGCCCTGGAGATCGACGCCGAGGCGCTGCTCATGGGCAAGAACGGGGTCGACGGCGTCTACGACTCGGACCCCAAGGCCAACCCGGACGCGGTGAAGTTCGACGCGCTGGAGTACGGGGAGGTGCTCGCCCGCGACCTCAAGGTCGCTGACGCCACCGCCATCACCCTCTGCCGCGACAACGCCCTGCCGATCCTCGTCTTCGAACTGCTCGCCGCGGGCAATATCGCTCGGGCCGTCCGGGGTGAGAAGATCGGCACGCTCGTGAGCGACCAGGGCACCCGGGCCTGA
- a CDS encoding TetR/AcrR family transcriptional regulator, with translation MAEHRTMQRAALLDAARSLLSEGGTEALTFPALAERTGLARSSVYEYFRSRAAVVEELCAVDFPVWAAEVEAAMAASTSAEGKVEAYVRRQLELVGDRRHRAVVAISASELDDGAREKIRAAHGALIAMIVEALGELGHQQPRLAAMLLQGVVDAAVRRIELGAAEDPPVIAEAAVSMALRGVLGA, from the coding sequence GTGGCCGAGCACCGGACCATGCAGCGCGCGGCTCTGCTGGACGCCGCACGTTCCCTGCTGTCCGAGGGGGGGACGGAGGCTCTCACCTTCCCTGCCCTCGCCGAGCGCACGGGCCTGGCCAGATCATCCGTCTACGAGTACTTCCGTTCCCGCGCCGCGGTGGTCGAAGAGCTGTGCGCCGTCGACTTCCCGGTCTGGGCGGCGGAGGTGGAGGCCGCCATGGCGGCCTCCACCTCCGCCGAAGGCAAGGTCGAGGCCTATGTGCGCCGTCAGCTGGAACTCGTCGGTGACCGCCGTCACCGGGCCGTCGTCGCGATCTCGGCGAGCGAGCTTGACGACGGCGCCAGGGAGAAGATCCGCGCCGCGCACGGCGCGCTGATCGCCATGATCGTGGAGGCACTCGGGGAACTGGGTCACCAGCAGCCCCGACTCGCGGCCATGCTCCTCCAGGGGGTCGTGGACGCCGCGGTGCGCCGTATCGAGCTGGGCGCCGCGGAGGACCCGCCCGTTATCGCGGAGGCAGCGGTCTCGATGGCGCTCCGCGGGGTTCTGGGCGCCTGA
- the tsf gene encoding translation elongation factor Ts, whose product MANYTAADVKKLRELTGAGMMDCKKALDEADGSVDKAVEALRIKGQKGVAKREGRSAENGAVVSLIADDNTSGVIVELKCETDFVAKGEKFQAVAGALAGHIAATGPADTEALLASEIEPGKTVQAYVDEANANLGEKIVLDRFAQFSGAYVTAYMHRTMPDLPPQIGVLVELDKPNAEVAKGVAQHIAAFAPKYLSREDVPAEVVESERRVAEETTRAEGKPEAALPKIVEGRLNGFFKDATLLGQPYALDNKKSVQQILDEAGVALKRFSRIKVGI is encoded by the coding sequence ATGGCGAACTACACCGCCGCTGACGTTAAGAAGCTCCGCGAGCTCACCGGCGCGGGCATGATGGACTGCAAGAAGGCGCTCGACGAGGCCGACGGCAGCGTCGACAAGGCCGTCGAGGCCCTGCGCATCAAGGGCCAGAAGGGCGTCGCCAAGCGTGAGGGCCGCTCCGCCGAGAACGGCGCCGTGGTCTCCCTCATCGCCGACGACAACACCTCCGGTGTCATCGTCGAGCTGAAGTGCGAGACGGACTTCGTCGCCAAGGGCGAGAAGTTCCAGGCCGTCGCGGGCGCGCTCGCCGGCCACATCGCCGCCACCGGCCCGGCCGACACCGAGGCTCTGCTCGCCTCCGAGATCGAGCCCGGCAAGACCGTGCAGGCCTATGTCGACGAGGCCAACGCCAACCTCGGCGAGAAGATCGTCCTGGACCGCTTCGCCCAGTTCTCCGGTGCCTACGTGACCGCGTACATGCACCGCACGATGCCCGACCTGCCCCCGCAGATCGGTGTCCTCGTCGAGCTCGACAAGCCGAACGCCGAGGTCGCCAAGGGCGTTGCCCAGCACATCGCCGCCTTCGCGCCGAAGTACCTGTCCCGTGAGGACGTCCCGGCCGAGGTCGTCGAGTCCGAGCGCCGCGTCGCCGAGGAGACCACCCGCGCCGAGGGCAAGCCCGAGGCCGCCCTGCCGAAGATCGTCGAGGGTCGCCTCAACGGCTTCTTCAAGGACGCCACCCTCCTGGGCCAGCCGTACGCGCTGGACAACAAGAAGTCCGTCCAGCAGATCCTGGACGAGGCCGGTGTCGCCCTGAAGCGCTTCTCGCGCATCAAGGTCGGCATCTGA
- a CDS encoding thiamine ABC transporter substrate-binding protein — protein sequence MSTTKKIAVTALSALLGASTLAACGGGSGDGSAGADGGGSRTVTLVAHDSFNASPEVLEEFTEETGHTVRVLKSGDAVEALNKEILTKGSPQGDVFFGVDNTTLSRALGNDLFTPYEAEGLERVPEAVRLDPGRHRVTPVDSGDICVNYDRKYFADRDLAPPQTLDDLAEPAYRNLLVVENPERSSPGLGFLLGTAAAYGDDGWQDYWKKLRANGVKVVDSWEIAYNQEFSGSAGGRAAKGDRPLVVSYASSPPVEVLYAEPRPKTAPTGVSTGTCFRQIEAAGLLAGARNEAGGRALLDFLISKRFQEDMPLNMFVNPVAEDAELPPLFAEFGEVVAEPRTMAPEKIAENRDQWIQSWSSLVLR from the coding sequence GTGAGTACCACCAAGAAGATCGCCGTCACCGCGCTGTCCGCGCTCCTCGGCGCGAGTACCCTCGCCGCCTGCGGAGGCGGCTCGGGGGACGGCTCCGCCGGGGCGGACGGCGGCGGCTCCAGGACCGTGACGCTGGTCGCCCACGACTCCTTCAACGCCTCGCCGGAGGTGCTCGAGGAGTTCACCGAGGAGACCGGCCACACGGTCAGGGTGCTGAAGAGCGGAGACGCCGTCGAGGCGCTCAACAAGGAGATCCTCACCAAGGGCTCCCCGCAGGGCGACGTGTTCTTCGGCGTCGACAACACCACGCTCTCCCGGGCCCTCGGCAACGACCTCTTCACCCCGTACGAGGCCGAGGGACTGGAGCGGGTCCCCGAGGCCGTCCGGCTCGACCCGGGCAGGCACCGGGTCACACCGGTCGACAGCGGTGACATCTGCGTCAACTACGACAGGAAGTACTTCGCCGACCGCGACCTCGCCCCGCCGCAGACCCTCGACGACCTCGCCGAGCCCGCCTACCGGAACCTTCTGGTCGTCGAGAACCCCGAGCGCTCCTCCCCGGGCCTCGGCTTCCTCCTCGGCACCGCCGCCGCCTACGGGGACGACGGCTGGCAGGACTACTGGAAGAAGCTGCGGGCGAACGGCGTGAAGGTCGTCGACAGCTGGGAGATCGCCTACAACCAGGAGTTCTCCGGTTCCGCGGGCGGCCGGGCGGCCAAGGGCGACCGGCCGCTGGTCGTCTCGTACGCCTCCAGCCCCCCGGTCGAGGTGCTGTACGCCGAGCCCCGGCCGAAGACGGCGCCGACCGGTGTCTCCACCGGCACCTGCTTCCGCCAGATCGAGGCCGCGGGCCTGCTCGCGGGCGCCCGGAACGAGGCCGGCGGCAGGGCCCTGCTGGACTTCCTGATCAGCAAGAGGTTCCAGGAGGACATGCCGCTGAACATGTTCGTGAACCCGGTGGCCGAGGACGCGGAGCTGCCCCCGCTGTTCGCCGAGTTCGGCGAGGTGGTCGCCGAGCCGCGGACGATGGCTCCGGAGAAGATCGCGGAGAACCGCGACCAGTGGATCCAGTCGTGGTCCTCGCTCGTCCTGAGGTAG
- a CDS encoding alpha/beta hydrolase family protein, with protein MLPASVRAVLMPLVLAAALLVGAPISSAGAQPSAADADPSAPGSFAVGYTDLTVSASGRSFGARVWYPSTSAGADTPVAPGAHPGLAFGHGFFQDISKYQSLLRHYASWGFVSVAPKSQGGLFPSHSGFADDLAASLTWLTAQNGTPGSRFAGAVDVARLGVSGHSMGGGAALLASARSTAVKTVSTLAAAETSPSAVAAAGALGIPAQFVGGSADSIAGVAGHQQKMYDAKPAPTQLRVITGGFHCGFVDTSGFGCDSGSIDRATQQRLVRGVTTAYLLYTLAGDRTWHEQVWGPAAQNLPGVVYSAKP; from the coding sequence GTGCTACCAGCATCCGTACGTGCCGTACTCATGCCGCTCGTGCTCGCGGCGGCGCTGCTCGTCGGCGCACCCATCTCGTCCGCAGGCGCACAACCGAGCGCGGCGGACGCTGACCCGTCCGCGCCCGGTTCGTTCGCTGTGGGTTACACCGACCTGACCGTGTCCGCGTCCGGCCGCTCGTTCGGCGCGCGCGTCTGGTACCCGAGTACGTCGGCCGGCGCCGACACGCCCGTCGCTCCCGGTGCCCACCCCGGGCTCGCGTTCGGGCACGGCTTCTTCCAGGACATCTCCAAGTACCAGAGTCTGCTGCGGCACTACGCGTCCTGGGGGTTCGTCAGCGTCGCACCCAAGAGCCAGGGAGGGCTGTTCCCCAGTCACTCGGGATTCGCGGACGACCTGGCCGCTTCCCTGACCTGGCTCACGGCGCAGAACGGAACCCCTGGATCACGTTTCGCCGGTGCCGTCGACGTCGCTCGCCTCGGTGTCTCGGGGCACTCCATGGGAGGCGGCGCCGCGCTGCTCGCGTCCGCCCGCAGCACGGCGGTCAAGACCGTCTCCACCCTCGCGGCCGCCGAGACCAGCCCGTCCGCGGTCGCCGCCGCCGGCGCCCTGGGCATACCGGCCCAGTTCGTCGGCGGTAGCGCCGACTCCATCGCCGGGGTGGCCGGTCACCAGCAGAAGATGTACGACGCGAAGCCGGCCCCCACCCAGCTCCGCGTCATCACCGGCGGCTTCCACTGCGGTTTCGTCGACACCTCCGGCTTCGGTTGCGACAGCGGGTCGATCGACCGGGCCACCCAGCAGCGGCTCGTACGGGGCGTCACCACGGCGTATCTGCTGTACACCCTCGCCGGTGACCGGACCTGGCACGAACAGGTCTGGGGTCCGGCCGCGCAGAACCTTCCCGGCGTCGTCTACTCCGCGAAGCCGTAG